The region TTTATCCTCGTGTTCCTTCTCTACTTGTTGATGTGTGTTTTGTAGCTTTTCGTCGGGTTCACTAAGAGACTCCTTGACATCTTTCTCTCCTTCCGATATCTGCTGTGGCGATTGCTCCACTGCTTCCCTTACTGCTTCAGTTCGTGATTGAGTTAACTCATCCGGTGATTTAATTAATGAATTCCTTGGAGGTTCATTCAATACCTCGTTTGATTGCTCATTGATCGTTTCAATTGCTGCTTCTTCCGTAATTGGCTCATCTGCCATCGTGTGCTCTGACGGCACCTCTTTGACACCAACATTCCCTGGCGCAACGTGATCAACTTCACCGTCGACATCATCAATTGCGTGATAAACTTCATCGTCGGCAGCAACGTTatctacaacaacaatataatCATCGTTGCCACTTTTCACTGACTGTTGATTGATTCCATTTGTCTTGTCGTTAAAGATTGAAATGCTCTTTCCGTCGTCATCGTCTACTCTCTGGCCGTGGTCCTCAAACAATTCTTTAAACTTTTCGAAGTGTTGCTTGTGTTCGTCTGATAATTCTTGTTGATCTCGTTCCTCGCCGATATCGGAGTGCGAATATTCGGATTCGTGCACTGGGTACTGCCCCAATTCCTGTATTGGATCTTCGTGGTAATACTGTTCCGGGCATTCGGTTGTCGGCGCTCTTTCTTCCGTGCTTCCCTTGTGCACTGGCTTATTCTTATCTGCAAGTATTTCCGAGATGTTGCTTCTGCATATTGGGCATTCTGAGCTCCTGTGGAACCATTTCCGCAGGCAGTCTCTGTGGAACAGGTGCCTCATGTCACATGGTAAAAGAAACACCTTATCGTcatcatttattttctaaagATTGTGcgttaatttaataaattacacagTTTAAGATTCTATATTGCATAACTGCGTTCTAATGAATATGTCCTTATGTAACAACTAAGTAGCTGGTGGTCACTTGTAACTGAGATTAAGTATCTGTTTAATCGGCGTCGGCCGCCCACTTAACTACGCCTCGTATTATACGTGCCGACTTACCAGTATGCATATCGAACATATCCTTTCTGCTAGCATTTCTGCGTTGTTGATGCAGTCGGAGAGCGGGTCGTTAATTGCGATCGGACTCTTCACGTCCAGGTCCGTCGGATTCTTGTCTCCTATTCCCTCCTCGCAGCTCAGCTTGTTTGCGTTTTCCGACATGTTGAGAGCCTTCAGCACTTCTCGGTACTTCTGGACCTTCAGCTTCCGCAGGAGCGTCAGTGGCATTGCTCCTGAGGCCAGCGGTATTGAGCCGTGCCTGAAGTAGATAACTATGAAGAGCGTCATGTAGAGCAGGAAGCACATCAGTGTGTATGCCAGCATCGGCACTACGTATGACGCAATCGTCGCCCAGAGCAGGAAGTAGCATATCTTTGAGGACAcgctcttcaggtcctccttgGGCGACACTCCCAGGAAAATAACTGCCAGTCCTATCCAGAGGATCGAGACTAGGTTGTAAAAAGTCTGActcagcttcaggttcgGCGTCGTCTCCGCGCCTGCGGAGTAGTACCGCAGTGACCAGGAGCTGTTGACTGTGCGCCAAATTCCGCGCAGGAGCCAGCATACGATTAGGGTTTCAGAGGGTCTCGTCTG is a window of Theileria orientalis strain Shintoku DNA, chromosome 2, complete genome DNA encoding:
- a CDS encoding uncharacterized protein (zinc finger, RING-type domain containing protein); the encoded protein is MDRAETLERQVETQASAEAAQSTDPSPTSSQERPGPNRLLYQIRTMPLVSLLLGRNVPARNVINDTNSFFLLKCIMGFHLVILATLVALSTFTIYFYNVRFYKSQTRPSETLIVCWLLRGIWRTVNSSWSLRYYSAGAETTPNLKLSQTFYNLVSILWIGLAVIFLGVSPKEDLKSVSSKICYFLLWATIASYVVPMLAYTLMCFLLYMTLFIVIYFRHGSIPLASGAMPLTLLRKLKVQKYREVLKALNMSENANKLSCEEGIGDKNPTDLDVKSPIAINDPLSDCINNAEMLAERICSICILLQVTTSYLKINDDDKVFLLPCDMRHLFHRDCLRKWFHRSSECPICRSNISEILADKNKPVHKGSTEERAPTTECPEQYYHEDPIQELGQYPVHESEYSHSDIGEERDQQELSDEHKQHFEKFKELFEDHGQRVDDDDGKSISIFNDKTNGINQQSVKSGNDDYIVVVDNVAADDEVYHAIDDVDGEVDHVAPGNVGVKEVPSEHTMADEPITEEAAIETINEQSNEVLNEPPRNSLIKSPDELTQSRTEAVREAVEQSPQQISEGEKDVKESLSEPDEKLQNTHQQVEKEHEDKLEEQGPSEAVKGQEEEEDAAEESGKSGPIL